One Kaistella polysaccharea DNA segment encodes these proteins:
- the rpmC gene encoding 50S ribosomal protein L29, whose product MKKADIKNLSAGDIQNKLAEAKADFNKMKLSHSVSPIENPIQIKDMRRMIARLETELTLKQQS is encoded by the coding sequence ATGAAAAAAGCTGACATCAAAAATCTAAGCGCAGGAGATATTCAAAATAAATTGGCTGAAGCAAAAGCAGATTTCAATAAAATGAAATTATCGCACAGCGTAAGCCCTATTGAAAATCCGATTCAGATCAAAGATATGAGAAGAATGATTGCTCGTCTGGAAACTGAATTAACACTAAAACAACAATCATAA
- the rplE gene encoding 50S ribosomal protein L5, translating into MEYIARPKQQYKEKIVPAMMEEFGYKSVMQVPKLLKIVVSQGLGAATADKKIVDYAIEELTAITGQKAVGTLSKKDEAAFKLRKGMPVGARVTLRANQMYEFLDRLSSSALPRIRDFNGIKADGFDGRGNYNLGITEQIIFPEIAIDKVKKIQGMDITFVTSAKTDKEAKSLLTHFGMPFKKN; encoded by the coding sequence ATGGAATATATAGCAAGACCAAAACAACAATATAAAGAGAAAATTGTTCCTGCAATGATGGAAGAATTTGGGTACAAATCTGTAATGCAGGTCCCTAAATTACTTAAGATCGTTGTTTCACAAGGTTTAGGAGCTGCAACTGCCGACAAGAAAATTGTTGACTATGCAATCGAAGAACTTACAGCAATCACCGGACAAAAAGCGGTAGGAACTCTTTCTAAGAAAGATGAAGCAGCTTTCAAATTAAGAAAAGGAATGCCAGTAGGAGCTAGAGTAACTTTAAGAGCAAATCAAATGTATGAGTTCTTAGACCGATTAAGCTCTTCAGCTCTCCCACGAATCCGTGATTTTAATGGTATTAAAGCTGATGGTTTCGACGGAAGAGGAAATTATAACTTGGGTATTACTGAGCAAATTATCTTCCCGGAAATCGCAATCGACAAAGTAAAAAAAATCCAAGGGATGGACATTACTTTCGTTACTTCTGCGAAAACTGACAAAGAAGCTAAATCATTATTAACGCATTTCGGTATGCCTTTCAAAAAGAACTAA
- the rpsQ gene encoding 30S ribosomal protein S17, which produces MMDRNLRKERIGIVSSNKMEKTIVVSETTRVKHPMYGKFVLKTKKYTAHDENNECTEGDTVLITETRPLSKSKRWRLVRIIEKAK; this is translated from the coding sequence ATCATGGATAGAAATTTAAGAAAAGAAAGAATCGGAATCGTTTCTAGCAATAAAATGGAAAAGACCATTGTTGTAAGTGAAACGACGAGAGTAAAACACCCAATGTATGGTAAATTCGTTCTAAAAACGAAAAAATATACCGCTCATGATGAGAACAACGAGTGTACTGAAGGCGATACAGTATTAATTACTGAAACAAGACCTTTAAGTAAAAGTAAGAGATGGAGATTAGTACGAATCATTGAAAAAGCTAAGTAA
- the rplX gene encoding 50S ribosomal protein L24 → MTKLKIKKGDNVIITTGKKEIKGKTGEVIEVIRKEGKDARVIIAGLNIVKKHTKPSAGNPQGGIVEKEASIHISNVMLIDKNGKATKTGSKVDGDKKVRVAKSTGETL, encoded by the coding sequence ATGACAAAGTTAAAAATCAAAAAAGGAGATAACGTAATCATCACTACCGGAAAGAAAGAAATTAAAGGTAAAACAGGTGAAGTTATTGAAGTGATCAGAAAAGAAGGCAAAGACGCTAGAGTTATTATTGCAGGTTTAAATATCGTTAAAAAACATACTAAACCCTCAGCAGGAAACCCACAAGGCGGAATTGTAGAGAAAGAAGCATCGATCCATATTTCCAATGTTATGCTTATCGACAAAAACGGTAAAGCAACTAAAACAGGATCTAAAGTGGATGGTGATAAAAAAGTAAGAGTTGCTAAATCAACCGGTGAAACTTTATAA
- the rplN gene encoding 50S ribosomal protein L14 yields the protein MLQTESRLKVADNTGAKEVLVIRVLGGTRRRYASVGDKIVVTIKDSTPQGQAKKGTVSKAVVVRTKKAVRRKDGSYIKFDDNACVLLNAAGEMRGTRVFGPVARELRDKEYMKVISLAPEVL from the coding sequence ATGTTACAAACCGAATCAAGATTAAAAGTTGCTGATAACACAGGTGCCAAAGAAGTACTTGTAATCAGAGTTCTGGGAGGAACCAGAAGAAGATATGCTTCAGTTGGTGATAAGATTGTAGTTACTATCAAAGATTCTACACCACAAGGACAGGCGAAAAAAGGAACTGTTTCTAAAGCAGTAGTAGTAAGAACAAAAAAAGCAGTTCGTAGAAAAGATGGTTCATACATCAAATTCGATGACAACGCTTGTGTTCTTTTAAATGCTGCAGGTGAAATGAGAGGAACCCGTGTTTTCGGACCGGTTGCGCGTGAACTAAGAGATAAAGAATATATGAAAGTCATTTCATTAGCTCCTGAAGTACTTTAA
- the rpsC gene encoding 30S ribosomal protein S3 codes for MGQKTNPIGNRLGIIRGWDSNWYGGKDYGDRIAEDYKIRRYLEARLSKGGISRIYIERTLKLVTITITTARPGLIIGKGGQEVDKLKEELKKLTDKDIQINIFEIKRPELDAVLVADSIAKQIENRISYRRAVKMAIQSTMRMGAEGIKVQISGRLNGAEMARSESFKDGRIPLSTFRADIDYHIGEALTQYGKLGVKVWIMKGEVYGKRDLTPLVGQQKKGPAGRGDRNDRNDRRDRDDRRPRDRK; via the coding sequence ATGGGACAGAAGACAAATCCAATTGGTAACAGATTAGGTATCATCAGAGGATGGGATTCGAACTGGTATGGTGGTAAAGATTATGGAGACAGAATCGCAGAAGACTACAAGATCAGAAGATACCTTGAAGCTAGATTATCTAAAGGTGGAATTTCAAGAATCTACATCGAGAGAACATTGAAATTGGTAACCATCACAATTACTACTGCTAGACCGGGATTAATCATCGGTAAAGGAGGTCAGGAAGTTGATAAATTAAAAGAAGAATTAAAAAAATTGACGGATAAAGATATCCAGATCAATATCTTCGAAATCAAAAGACCTGAACTTGACGCAGTTTTAGTTGCAGACAGTATTGCAAAACAAATTGAAAATAGAATTTCTTATAGAAGAGCCGTGAAAATGGCAATTCAAAGTACCATGAGAATGGGAGCTGAAGGAATCAAGGTTCAAATCTCTGGTCGTTTAAACGGAGCTGAGATGGCAAGAAGCGAATCTTTCAAAGACGGAAGAATCCCATTGTCAACTTTTAGAGCAGATATCGATTACCATATCGGTGAGGCACTAACTCAGTACGGTAAATTAGGGGTTAAAGTTTGGATTATGAAAGGCGAAGTTTACGGAAAAAGAGACCTTACGCCACTAGTAGGACAACAGAAAAAAGGACCTGCAGGAAGAGGAGATCGTAATGATCGTAATGACAGAAGAGACAGAGACGACCGTAGACCAAGAGATAGAAAATAA
- the rplP gene encoding 50S ribosomal protein L16 produces the protein MLQPKRTKFRKVHKMKMKGIAQRGSQLAYGTFGIKANEGAWITARQIEAARIAATRYMKREGQLWIKIFPDKPITKKPAEVRMGKGKGAVEYWVSVVKPGKIMFEVGGVSYDIAKEALRLAAQKLPVTTKFVVANDFVQPQ, from the coding sequence ATGTTACAACCAAAAAGAACCAAATTCCGTAAAGTTCACAAGATGAAAATGAAGGGGATTGCCCAAAGAGGTAGTCAACTTGCATACGGAACTTTCGGGATCAAAGCCAATGAAGGTGCTTGGATTACTGCAAGACAAATTGAAGCAGCGCGTATTGCTGCAACAAGATATATGAAAAGAGAAGGTCAGTTATGGATCAAAATATTTCCAGACAAGCCGATTACTAAAAAACCAGCCGAAGTAAGGATGGGAAAAGGTAAAGGTGCTGTGGAATATTGGGTATCTGTAGTGAAACCTGGTAAAATTATGTTTGAAGTAGGTGGAGTTTCTTACGATATTGCCAAAGAAGCATTACGTTTAGCCGCTCAAAAACTTCCTGTTACTACAAAATTTGTAGTTGCTAACGATTTTGTTCAACCTCAATAA